The proteins below are encoded in one region of Oryzias melastigma strain HK-1 linkage group LG9, ASM292280v2, whole genome shotgun sequence:
- the LOC112148638 gene encoding vesicle-associated membrane protein 8, with product MSQRADMSETNAAGEKTEMSPPQAAEEPQTGISNVQRETEAVAGVLRDNLKKLLDRQSNLEDVLSKTKEVEEVAGQLKKTSKKVAWYYKCKNIKLMVLLVVIGLIIVILIVLLAIGVIPVNAPTSANISSTPKP from the exons ATGAGTCAACGAGCTGACATGTCTGAGACAAACGCAGCAGGAGAGAAGACAGAAATG TCTCCACCACAGGCAGCTGAAGAACCACAGACGGGAATATCAAATGTGCAGAGGGAAACGGAAGCAGTTGCTGGTGTTCTTAGAGACAACTTAAAGAAACTTTTGGACAGACAAAGCAATTTAGAGGACGTGTTATCCAAAACGAAGGAAGTGGAAGAAGTG gCAGGCCAGTTAAAGAAGACCTCAAAGAAAGTTGCTTGGTATTATAAATGTAAGAACATCAAGCTGATGGTCCTGCTGGTGGTGATCGGCCTCATCATCGTGATCTTGATCGTCCTGCTGGCCATAGGAGTCATCCCTGTCAACGCACCAACGTCTGCAAATATCAGCAGTACCCCCAAACCCTAA
- the vamp8 gene encoding vesicle-associated membrane protein 8 yields the protein MDFDPERGDLSDPPKDKVSDLKDQVDGVKNIMTENVERILARGERLDDLMGKTEDLQAGAQHFKHTAHKVARSYWWKNVKLVVVLVVIVLVIILIIVLLATGVIPVSNPPPPMINPTVKPNEP from the exons ATGGACTTTGATCCG GAGCGAGGAGATCTGTCGGATCCTCCAAAGGACAAAGTTTCTGATCTAAAGGATCAGGTGGATGGGGTGAAGAACATCATGACGGAAAACGTGGAGCGGATCCTGGCCCGAGGAGAGAGGCTGGACGACCTCATGGGCAAGACGGAGGATTTGCAAGCGGGG GCTCAGCACTTCAAGCACACGGCGCACAAGGTCGCCCGCTCTTACTGGTGGAAGAACGTCAAGCTGGTGGTGGTGTTGGTGGTCATCGTCCTcgtcatcatcctcatcatcgtGCTGCTGGCCACCGGCGTCATTCCCGTCAGTAACCCCCCGCCTCCCATGATCAACCCCACCGTCAAGCCCAACGAGCCCTGA
- the ncaph gene encoding condensin complex subunit 2, translating into MSAASTPASRVRPGWPSTSLKGKGLSPAACSTPLLSAFPGNDDEQERRQRRRSRVIDLQSATDSSFTESASHSAAGTPAAVPKLSNAQISEHYSTCIKLSTENKITTKNAFGLHLIDYMADILKQKDSELTNFKVAAGTLDASTKIYAVRVDAVHADAYRVLGGLGGETKPGEAHAAEAGNEDDDGEEVTAKQPKKKRPPKKTVEQNLNNINSTESERKCEVDPMFQRMASSFDETSTAGVFLSVLFSENSRCELLFPSHLILLQSSPSFSPPAPQSIPASPFMAGLQRCQEKSSICPSLQDFSFTSWNPEQTMNQLLEKMKEGEHAFDVNAEPEPELEEDDGPEFDADYEEGPADSQEGFQEYKEGCEAAGSGKGRDVIPIGEGDISTMCLQLSSQPREYSYFSPRTMATWAGPGYWQFKPKHKLDHLPDKETRKRKPKKTFEIDFGDDVNFDTFFRTTRAATTNVKSALSASNKKTTLPTDFQFPPETLSQLSLKPSSSLCQEGQKRLSGEVGDGIGDYDYNNANDTANFCPGLQGGESDDDDVEGFTGSDDIQPSGGSEAPPSQGLEGVSTYGEDELVPEPHRVNKIEINYAKTAKKMDMKKLKNSMWTLLTESPEKREQVKETTQDVCGEKVFSQTTKTLLQRLPSVMAQNLSVPLAFVALLHLANEKNLELVKVDDMSDIIIRQGGH; encoded by the exons ATGAGTGCCGCCTCCACACCTGCATCCCGGGTGCGTCCAGGATGGCCATCCACTTCCCTAAAAGGCAAGGGTCTGTCTCCTGCAGCTTGCAGCACCCCACTGCTGTCAGCCTTTCCGGGCAATGATGATGAGCAGGAGCGGCGCCAGCGCAGAAGGTCAAGAGTCATCGACCTTCAGTCTGCCACCGATTCTTCCTTCACTGAATCTGCATCTCACAG TGCTGCTGGGACTCCCGCTGCCGTACCCAAGCTGTCAAACGCTCAGATTTCAGAGCACTATTCAACCTGCATAAAACTGTCTACAGAGAAT aaaATTACCACAAAAAATGCCTTTGGTCTGCATTTGATTGATTACATGGCTGATATTTTAAAGCAGAAGGACTCTGAACTGACTAACTTTaag GTGGCAGCTGGGACTTTAGATGCCAGTACAAAGATCTATGCTGTGAGGGTGGATGCTGTTCATGCTGATGCTTACAGAGTGCTGGGGGGTCTCGGAGGTGAGACCAAACCAGGAGAAG CTCATGCAGCAGAAGCTGGGAATGAGGATGACGATGGGGAGGAGGTGACCGCAAAGCAGCCAAAGAAGAAAAGGCCTCCTAAGAAGACGGTGGAGCAGAACCTGAACAACATCAACAGCACTGAATCTGAGAGGAAGTGTGAG GTGGACCCCATGTTTCAGCGGATGGCCTCATCCTTTGATGAGACCAGCACAGCGGGTGTCTTCTTGTCTGTTCTCTTCAGCGAGAACAGTCGCTGTGAGCTGCTCTTTCCTTCTCACCTGATCCTGCTGCAGTCCTCACCATCGTTCTCTCCTCCAGCTCCACAGAGCATTCCTGCATCCCCATTCATGG CTGGATTGCAGCGGTGTCAGGAGAAAAGCTCCATCTGTCCCTCATTACAAGACTTCTCCTTCACGAGTTGgaaccctgaacag ACCATGAATCAGCTGCTGGAAAAGATGAAAGAAGGTGAACACGCGTTTGATGTGAACGCTGAGCCTGAACCTGAGCTAGAGGAAGATGATGGCCCAGAGTTTGATGCTGATTATGAAGAGGGTCCAGCTGACAGTCAGGAAGGATTTCAGGAATACAAGGAGGGTTGTGAGGCAGCCGGTTCTGGAAAAGGAAG GGATGTGATTCCCATCGGAGAAGGAGACATTTCCACCATGTGCCTACAACTGTCTTCTCAGCCCAGAGAATACTCGTACTTCAGCCCGAGGACCATGGCCACGTGGGCGGGGCCTGGGTACTGGCAGTTCAAACCAAAGCACAAAT tggATCATTTGCCTGACAAGGAGACCCGAAAAAGGAAACCCAAAAAGACTTTTGAGATAGACTTCGGTGATGACGTCAACTTTGACACCTTCTTTCGCACCAcaagg GCAGCCACCACAAATGTCAAGTCTGCGCTCAGTGCctccaacaaaaaaacaactttaccaACAGATTTCCAGTTTCCACCAGAAACCCTCTCCCAGCTCAGCCTCAAGCCCTCCAGTTCG ttgtgTCAAGAAGGTCAGAAGAGGCTGTCAGGAGAAGTTGGAGATGGCATCGGCGATTATGACTACAACAACGCCAACGACACGGCCAACTTCTGCCCAGGCCTCCAG GGTGGTGAGAGTGATGACGACGATGTTGAGGGGTTTACTGGTTCAGATGACATCCAGCCTTCAGGTGGTAGTGAAGCTCCACCCTCACAAGGCCTGGAGGGCGTGTCCACCTACGGGGAGGACGAGCTGGTACCTGAGCCTCACAGA GTCAACAAGATTGAAATCAATTACGCCAAGACAGCAAAGAAGATGGATATGAAGAAGCTGAAGAACAGCATGTGGACTCTTTTAACAGAAAGCCCAGAGAAAAGAGAGCAG GTGAAGGAGACGACTCAGGATGTGTGTGGGGAGAAAGTCTTCAGTCAGACTACAAAGACGCTGCTTCAAAG ACTGCCGAGCGTTATGGCTCAGAACCTGTCGGTGCCGCTGGCCTTTGTGGCTCTGCTTCATCTGGCTAATGAAAAG AATTTGGAGCTGGTCAAAGTTGATGACATGTCTGACATCATCATCAGACAAGGAGGCCACTGA